A single window of Methanomassiliicoccaceae archaeon DNA harbors:
- a CDS encoding ribbon-helix-helix domain-containing protein produces MVRMCNPTYIKVTISKKEAEGIDRAVGMGYGRSRADFCRTAISAYLAELNRENEASA; encoded by the coding sequence ATGGTACGTATGTGCAACCCAACTTACATCAAGGTCACTATCTCCAAAAAAGAGGCAGAGGGGATCGATAGGGCCGTAGGCATGGGTTACGGCCGTTCACGTGCCGACTTCTGCCGCACCGCCATTTCCGCATATCTGGCGGAACTGAACAGAGAAAATGAGGCCTCTGCATGA
- a CDS encoding DUF3846 domain-containing protein translates to MIAYQVREDGAHGPIDVDDDLSSLHEAIGGYIDIVTRRIGSDGREYAIICDDEGILRDREVTAVRGCFQALVGNLLIVRKGTRGDLKSLTNKDIDYISKR, encoded by the coding sequence ATGATAGCCTATCAAGTCAGGGAGGACGGCGCCCATGGGCCCATCGATGTGGATGACGACCTGTCTTCGTTGCATGAGGCCATCGGCGGTTACATCGACATAGTGACACGCCGGATCGGGTCCGATGGAAGGGAGTATGCGATCATCTGCGACGATGAAGGAATACTTCGCGACAGAGAGGTCACCGCGGTCCGCGGGTGCTTTCAGGCACTGGTCGGGAACCTCCTGATTGTCCGCAAAGGGACCAGAGGGGATCTTAAGTCCCTGACGAACAAAGACATAGATTACATCTCGAAACGATGA
- a CDS encoding PKD domain-containing protein, translated as MAVSVLVAATIMVCAIPEIEATEIPEDAEIADQGEFWSLTIHTMFTGSDAETIEWDFGDGTAVSTEWNPTHTYAEPGDYVVTQTVWNSYNGGSTTVGYYLLHMKGNPYVEYVMPAGAPAMERTYVETHDAAVEPEDPVWEGHDFLGWFADEELTVPMVWPTDMTAPLTVYASYSSITPIEHTLTIIGSDGTVADTVTVRDGQTATMPVAPEGKTVTYYTDSDRTTEFDWTTPVTSDVTVYQTVSDGASIAEDSDKPIINGTDLAVVVGFIIFGIAAVFLFLRFK; from the coding sequence ATGGCAGTCTCCGTTTTGGTGGCCGCAACCATTATGGTTTGCGCCATACCGGAGATCGAAGCAACCGAAATTCCCGAGGATGCCGAGATTGCAGACCAGGGGGAGTTCTGGTCACTGACAATCCATACGATGTTTACCGGCTCCGATGCGGAAACCATAGAATGGGACTTCGGCGACGGAACTGCTGTTTCGACCGAGTGGAATCCCACGCACACGTATGCCGAGCCGGGAGATTATGTTGTAACTCAGACAGTATGGAACTCATACAATGGCGGGTCTACTACAGTGGGATACTATCTGCTGCACATGAAGGGCAACCCTTACGTCGAATATGTAATGCCTGCCGGAGCCCCGGCCATGGAACGCACCTATGTGGAGACACACGATGCTGCAGTCGAGCCTGAGGACCCCGTATGGGAAGGACACGACTTCCTCGGATGGTTCGCCGATGAGGAACTGACCGTACCGATGGTTTGGCCGACAGATATGACCGCACCCCTCACGGTTTACGCCTCGTATTCCAGCATCACGCCCATCGAGCACACGCTGACAATTATAGGATCCGACGGGACTGTCGCGGACACTGTAACAGTACGGGATGGACAGACAGCAACCATGCCGGTAGCACCAGAGGGAAAGACCGTCACTTATTACACGGATTCGGACAGGACCACTGAGTTCGATTGGACCACACCCGTGACCTCAGACGTAACTGTATATCAGACTGTTTCTGACGGGGCATCGATTGCTGAAGATTCCGACAAACCAATCATTAATGGTACCGATCTGGCCGTTGTTGTAGGATTTATCATATTCGGAATAGCTGCAGTATTTCTGTTCCTTCGTTTTAAGTGA
- a CDS encoding DNA adenine methylase, producing the protein MAYHSPLRYPGGKGKLSGYFESLVSANGLDGGTYVEPFAGGAGVATSLLAEGKVSKIVLNDADRSIYALWYSVKHYGNELIEAIDSINVNIDEWKKQREFQRNKENEDIFDLGFSTLYMNRTNRSGILNGGVIGGLDQKGKYKIDARFNKKALKARIAALSKLSDSIEVSCKDASKFLAEDLNEYDKDATLVYIDPPYFDKGSSLYMNHYSAEDHEDLAKVILGLRHKWVLSYDDVPEIVKIYGDIVPQRFTLKYSSYERKMGKELFFFSDNLNSDLCGCNSKAVTGLDSGDSICIE; encoded by the coding sequence ATGGCGTACCATTCCCCGCTGAGATACCCTGGCGGCAAAGGCAAACTGTCGGGTTATTTCGAAAGCCTCGTCTCGGCCAACGGGCTGGACGGCGGGACGTACGTCGAACCGTTCGCCGGAGGCGCGGGTGTGGCTACCTCGCTCTTGGCAGAGGGCAAGGTTTCCAAGATAGTCCTCAACGACGCCGACCGTTCGATTTATGCTCTGTGGTATTCGGTTAAGCACTACGGAAACGAACTGATCGAGGCCATCGATTCCATCAATGTCAACATAGATGAATGGAAGAAGCAGCGCGAATTCCAGAGGAACAAGGAGAATGAGGATATCTTCGACCTTGGTTTCTCCACGCTCTACATGAACAGGACGAACAGATCGGGAATCCTCAATGGTGGTGTCATCGGTGGCCTGGACCAGAAGGGAAAGTACAAGATTGATGCCAGGTTCAACAAGAAGGCCCTTAAGGCACGCATAGCCGCCTTGTCAAAGTTATCAGACAGCATCGAGGTGTCCTGTAAGGACGCATCCAAGTTCTTGGCCGAGGATTTGAACGAGTACGATAAGGATGCGACTCTTGTCTACATCGACCCCCCTTATTTCGATAAGGGCAGCTCTTTGTACATGAACCACTACTCGGCCGAAGATCATGAGGACCTTGCCAAAGTGATATTGGGACTCCGTCACAAGTGGGTGTTGAGCTATGATGACGTGCCTGAAATCGTGAAGATATATGGTGATATTGTGCCGCAGAGGTTCACGCTCAAGTACAGTTCTTACGAACGCAAGATGGGCAAAGAGCTATTCTTCTTCAGCGACAATCTGAACTCGGACCTATGCGGTTGCAACAGCAAGGCCGTCACCGGATTAGATTCCGGGGATTCAATCTGCATTGAATAA
- a CDS encoding DNA cytosine methyltransferase, with translation MSEKHTAGSMFAGIGGICLGFETAGVDIVWANEIDPYACMTYRHNFNGAPFLHEEDIYKVDENSIPKIDILVAGFPCQAFSIAGYRKGFEDARGALFYEVMRVIRAKKPRAVFLENVKNLENHDDGNTYRAIKRLLTDEGYLVIEKVMNTMEYSNIPQNRERIYVVGFKKHDDGTCPEFDAFKFPDPVKLKATIHDIINIHEKKDDSFYYGLNNPYYEKLDAAMTNPDTIYQWRRVYVRENKSNVCPTLTANMGTGGHNVPLIRDDFGIRKLTPEECLAFQGFPRDYSFPEMANSHKYKQAGNSVSVPVISRIAHNIITSMRDTDSNVNL, from the coding sequence ATGTCTGAGAAACATACTGCAGGTAGCATGTTCGCTGGCATAGGTGGCATATGCCTAGGTTTTGAAACAGCTGGAGTGGACATTGTTTGGGCGAACGAAATCGATCCATACGCATGTATGACGTACAGACATAATTTCAATGGAGCGCCGTTCCTGCATGAAGAAGACATCTACAAAGTTGATGAGAATTCTATTCCGAAGATCGACATACTAGTCGCCGGATTCCCTTGCCAGGCATTCTCGATAGCAGGATACAGAAAAGGATTCGAAGACGCACGCGGTGCGCTATTCTATGAAGTCATGAGAGTCATAAGGGCGAAGAAACCGCGTGCGGTGTTCCTAGAGAATGTGAAAAATCTCGAGAATCACGATGATGGGAACACCTATAGGGCCATCAAGAGACTTCTGACAGATGAGGGGTACCTTGTCATCGAGAAAGTCATGAACACGATGGAGTACAGCAACATCCCGCAGAACAGGGAGAGAATCTATGTCGTAGGATTCAAGAAACACGATGATGGGACGTGCCCAGAATTCGATGCATTCAAATTTCCAGACCCTGTGAAACTGAAAGCGACGATACACGATATCATCAATATCCATGAGAAAAAGGACGATTCGTTTTATTATGGTCTTAATAACCCATACTATGAGAAGTTGGATGCCGCGATGACCAATCCCGATACGATATACCAGTGGCGCAGAGTGTACGTACGCGAGAACAAGAGCAATGTTTGCCCGACATTGACAGCTAACATGGGGACCGGGGGCCACAATGTACCCCTCATCCGCGACGATTTTGGCATCAGGAAACTCACACCGGAAGAGTGCCTTGCATTCCAGGGATTTCCCCGCGATTACAGTTTCCCGGAGATGGCAAACAGCCACAAATACAAACAAGCTGGCAATTCCGTTTCGGTCCCCGTCATATCGCGCATAGCGCATAACATTATCACGTCGATGAGAGATACGGACAGTAATGTCAATTTATGA
- a CDS encoding zinc ribbon domain-containing protein, giving the protein MSKYCNVCGRSLNEGARFCPGCGTSVSMENTGFTSPVNDGADAAITAESIFVVTKQELSELFSYNRIGREFTGDISIIRDRVRRTISGTPAETLGVIADSHMSEVRRKFSQINDNIDDRNWNAIDDFMKNALPAAIVSFFFNHVLASEVKDILNRLATLSEKRWDKTRFLGKALVPSAKFEDVYALRYITSNIRF; this is encoded by the coding sequence ATGAGTAAATATTGCAATGTTTGCGGTCGTTCCCTTAATGAAGGCGCCAGATTCTGTCCGGGATGCGGCACCTCCGTATCTATGGAGAATACCGGCTTTACATCTCCTGTCAATGATGGTGCAGACGCCGCTATCACGGCAGAAAGCATATTTGTCGTCACAAAACAGGAGTTGTCGGAACTATTCTCTTATAACAGGATAGGCAGGGAATTCACAGGCGATATTTCGATCATCAGAGACAGGGTCCGAAGAACTATAAGCGGGACGCCTGCGGAGACCCTCGGCGTCATCGCCGATTCGCACATGTCTGAAGTCCGCCGGAAATTCTCGCAGATCAATGATAATATTGATGATCGGAACTGGAATGCCATCGATGATTTCATGAAGAACGCTCTGCCGGCCGCAATCGTCTCATTTTTCTTTAACCATGTTTTGGCATCCGAAGTAAAAGATATATTGAACCGCCTGGCGACGCTGTCAGAAAAAAGATGGGACAAAACCAGATTCCTCGGGAAGGCCCTCGTGCCCTCGGCCAAGTTCGAGGACGTGTACGCCCTGCGTTACATAACTTCCAACATAAGGTTCTGA